The DNA segment GCTGGGCGGCGTGGAATACGTGGGCGTGGACGACGCCGGCCTGCGCATCAAGGTGGACGCCACCGAACAGCTGCTTCCGGTCGACCACGTGGTGGTCTGCGCCGGCCAGGAGCCGCGACGCGAGCTGCAGGCCGCCCTGGTGGCCGCCGGTCGGACACCGCACCTGATCGGCGGCGCCGACGTCGCCGCCGAACTGGACGCCAAGCGCGCCATCGACCAGGGCAGCCGGCTGGCGGCACGCCTCTAATCGCGTCGAGAAGCGCCGGGAGCAGGGTCGGAAACCCGGTTTCCGCTCCCTCGGCCTGCGACGCACCTCACAATTTCCAGCCAGACCCGAGGGGGCCGAGTCAAGCCGGCCCGTTCAGGCCAAGTTGGGCCGCCCCCCCCTACCTTGCGCCCACTTTCCGGCCCGCCGCCCAGTTCAGGCGGGCTGAGCCCGGCGCTCGGATCCCTTCTTGATCCGGCCTTGCCGGTCCCCCGGGCAGCCCGTGTGACGGCTGCCTCCCCATAACGCCCTGCCGCGTCCCATCGATGTCCTTCCCTGCGTAACGGGAGAGGCAGGGGCGCGGGAAAGACGGAGCAAGGAGTTCCCATGAAACTGGCCTGGATCCTATGGCTGTCGCAGATGTTGCCGCAGCCGGCCGCCGATTCGCTTTGCCTCAGCACCACCGTTTACCTGGAAGCCCGCGACCAGACCCTCCGCGGCCAGCAGGCCGTCGCCGAAGTGGCCCTGCGCCGCCGCGACAGCGGCCTGTGGGGCGACTCCGTCTGCTCCGTGGTGACCGCCCGCAAGCAGTTCGCCCCGACCATCGTCGGCCCCAACACCCGCCTCAAGAACGCGGATGCCTGGGCCAAGTCGGTCAGCGTCGCCCTGAACGCCGAACGCAACTGGGCCCTGCCGCCCGGCCAGCGCAAGGAGATCGTGCCCGGTGCCAGCCACTTCATGGCGCACCAGATCGCCAGCCCGAGCTGGCGCAATGCCTATCACGTGGCGACGATCGGCGACCACACGTTCCTGCGCGTGCAGAAGCTCAAGCCGCGCTCGTAAGACAGCAAGCCGTCGTGGCGCGACGATCCGTTGCACCGCGCATCACGCTGGAAACATTCGAGGCCCGCGATAATCGCGGGCCTTTCTTTTTGCCAGGGGACACCATGAAGCTCTACACCAAGCCCGGCGCGTGCTCGACCGCCGACCACATCGCACTGCAGTGGACGGGCCAGCCGTTCGACGTACAGGTGATGACGGCCGCCGAGATGAAGGAGCCGGCGTACCTGGCGATCAATCCCACCGGCGCGGTGCCGGCGATCGTCGATGGCGATTTCGTGCTGACCCAGAACGCCGCGATCATGGGCTACATCGCCGACACGTATCCGCAGGCGCACCTAGCGGGCGACGGTTCGCCGCAGCAGCGCGCGCTGGCGGCGAAGTGGTTGTCCTTCGTGAACTCCGACGTGCACCCGGCGTTCCATCCGCTGTTCGGACCGGCCCGCTTCATCGGCGACGACACGCAGTTCGATGCGGTGAAGGACGCGGCGCGCAAGCGCCTGCGCGGGTTGTTCGAGCAGGCGGACAGGCAGTTGCAGGGCCGCGATTGGCTGGCCGGCTTCCGCAGCTTCGCTGATCCCTATTTCTACATCACGCTGCGCTGGGCCGACCGCACGGGCGTGGATCTGTCGGGCTTGCAGAATGTCGCCACGTTCAAGCAGCGCATGGAGGCCGATGGCGGCGTGCAGGCCGCGTTGAACGCCGAAGGCCTGGCCTGATCCTGCGTGGCGCGCGTCAGCCCAACGACGCGCGCACGTCCTCCAGCCACCGCGTGGCGAAGGTATGGTCGCGCGCCTTCGTCATCGCGGTGGCGACATCGGGAAGCAGCGCTTCCAGATCATCGGCGTTCGCGCAA comes from the Pseudoxanthomonas sp. YR558 genome and includes:
- a CDS encoding cell wall hydrolase: MKLAWILWLSQMLPQPAADSLCLSTTVYLEARDQTLRGQQAVAEVALRRRDSGLWGDSVCSVVTARKQFAPTIVGPNTRLKNADAWAKSVSVALNAERNWALPPGQRKEIVPGASHFMAHQIASPSWRNAYHVATIGDHTFLRVQKLKPRS
- a CDS encoding glutathione S-transferase N-terminal domain-containing protein codes for the protein MKLYTKPGACSTADHIALQWTGQPFDVQVMTAAEMKEPAYLAINPTGAVPAIVDGDFVLTQNAAIMGYIADTYPQAHLAGDGSPQQRALAAKWLSFVNSDVHPAFHPLFGPARFIGDDTQFDAVKDAARKRLRGLFEQADRQLQGRDWLAGFRSFADPYFYITLRWADRTGVDLSGLQNVATFKQRMEADGGVQAALNAEGLA